One Bacillota bacterium genomic window, AGCTGTGTCGAACCCGATCGTATAATCCGAGCATGCGATATCGTTGTCTATCGTTCCGGGAAGACCGATACATAAAACGCCGCGCTTTGACAGGTCGCTTGCGCCACGGAATGAACCGTCGCCGCCGATAACTACAACGCCGTCAAGGCCGAATTCTTTACAGGTTTTAACCGCCTGCTGAAGACCTTCCTCTGTCTTAAACTCAGGGCATCTAGCACTATATAAAACCGTTCCGCCGCGGTGAAGTATCTCCGAAACGGACTTTTTATTCATTTCATAAATATCCCCGTCTATTAAACCACTGTAACCTCTGCGGATGCCGAATACATGCATCCCCTTGTCTATTGCTTCTCTTGCAACGGCTCTGACTGCAGCGTTCATTCCCGGTGCGTCTCCGCCGCTTGTCAGAATGCCTATGTTCTTAACTTCTCTGCTGTTCATCTCTAAACCCTCCACATGATATATGCCAATTTACATGGCTATTATTATAAACTAAAGCATTTTAAAATACAATATTTATTGCAAAAAGACGGCATCATTTCCCAATATATTGCGTAATTCTGACAAAAGCACATCTGTTGGCTCGATCCACATGTTTCGCGGGGACACTAAATATT contains:
- a CDS encoding 6-phosphofructokinase; this translates as MNSREVKNIGILTSGGDAPGMNAAVRAVAREAIDKGMHVFGIRRGYSGLIDGDIYEMNKKSVSEILHRGGTVLYSARCPEFKTEEGLQQAVKTCKEFGLDGVVVIGGDGSFRGASDLSKRGVLCIGLPGTIDNDIACSDYTIGFDTA